From Oceaniferula marina, a single genomic window includes:
- a CDS encoding tyrosine recombinase XerC: protein MTIQVDSFLLYIATERGLSTAYQLSVRQSLDALLDWVKAKGVSDWNELGTDELTSFLSDQKDRGLSAASLRIAVVHLKIFFRYLASKKVILADPAEPLMPVRGGVHLPETLNEQDVKRLLESVDQSKILGRRDLAILEVFYASGLRLSELCGARLEHLDLEEGFVRVTGKGNKTRLVPVGGKARAAVSDYLHNERPSLVKPKTSSWVFLSIRGGKLSPERVREIVKQRAAAAGIEQTVYPHLLRHSFATHLLQNGADLRVIQDMLGHADIATTQIYTHVDQKGLKSMHRQFHPRG, encoded by the coding sequence GTGACGATCCAGGTTGATTCTTTTTTACTGTATATTGCGACTGAGCGGGGTTTGTCCACCGCTTATCAGCTGTCGGTGCGACAGAGTCTGGATGCCTTACTGGACTGGGTGAAGGCGAAGGGCGTCAGCGATTGGAATGAATTGGGTACGGATGAACTGACATCCTTTCTCTCCGACCAAAAAGATCGTGGGCTTTCCGCCGCCTCACTGCGGATTGCAGTGGTTCACTTGAAAATATTTTTCCGGTATCTGGCCTCTAAAAAAGTCATTCTCGCGGATCCTGCCGAGCCCCTGATGCCCGTGAGGGGTGGGGTGCACCTCCCCGAAACCTTGAATGAACAAGACGTCAAACGCTTGCTCGAATCCGTCGACCAAAGCAAAATCCTGGGGCGTCGTGATCTGGCAATCCTCGAGGTTTTCTATGCCTCCGGCCTCCGGCTATCCGAGCTTTGTGGGGCCCGCCTGGAGCACCTCGACCTCGAGGAGGGCTTTGTCAGGGTGACGGGAAAAGGCAATAAAACCCGCCTGGTCCCGGTCGGCGGCAAGGCGCGTGCCGCTGTCTCGGATTATCTCCACAACGAGCGACCCAGCCTCGTAAAACCCAAAACCTCATCGTGGGTATTTCTGAGTATCCGTGGGGGGAAACTCAGCCCGGAGCGGGTGCGCGAGATCGTCAAACAGCGGGCGGCGGCTGCTGGAATTGAACAGACGGTTTACCCGCATTTGCTGAGGCATTCCTTTGCGACCCATCTGCTGCAGAATGGGGCCGATTTACGTGTGATTCAGGATATGTTAGGCCATGCCGATATTGCGACCACCCAGATTTACACCCATGTGGACCAAAAGGGGCTGAAGTCGATGCACCGACAGTTCCATCCGAGGGGATGA
- a CDS encoding LysR family transcriptional regulator codes for MNVHHLELFYYVAKYEGITAAVRKMPYGIQQPAVSGQLLQLEKSLGVKLFNRRPFSLTNAGDQLYDHVYPFFSRLADVEENLKGGESKHLRIAASAAVLRHHLPELLADLRKEVPGLRLTLKDVEPSDVHHCLTNQQADLAVSVINARPGDGLHEVELLHLPLMLLLPEDHSAESLDDLLEEGDPEVKIPLVGLPKHEAISQLFQRGVDGRELTWPVAVEVDSLDAVQHFVRCGFGAGVALRIPDMVMPEGVKSIDLDGFPPLVMGVVYQGSLKPIATRFLEAAVDRAQALVKSK; via the coding sequence ATGAATGTGCATCATTTGGAGCTGTTTTATTATGTGGCCAAGTATGAGGGAATAACCGCAGCCGTGAGAAAGATGCCCTACGGGATTCAGCAGCCTGCCGTGAGTGGCCAGTTGTTGCAGCTCGAAAAAAGCCTCGGGGTGAAGTTGTTCAACCGTCGGCCATTCAGTCTAACGAATGCTGGTGATCAACTCTATGATCATGTCTATCCGTTTTTTTCTCGTCTCGCGGATGTGGAGGAAAACCTGAAAGGAGGGGAGAGTAAGCACCTGAGGATCGCGGCTTCGGCGGCGGTGTTGAGGCACCACCTTCCCGAGCTGTTGGCCGATCTGCGCAAGGAGGTCCCGGGATTGCGTCTGACGCTGAAGGATGTGGAGCCCTCGGATGTGCACCACTGCCTGACCAACCAGCAAGCTGACTTGGCGGTCAGTGTGATCAATGCCCGACCAGGTGATGGTTTGCATGAGGTGGAGCTGTTGCACCTGCCCTTGATGTTGTTATTGCCAGAAGATCACTCGGCGGAGTCCTTGGATGACTTGCTCGAAGAGGGGGATCCGGAGGTGAAAATTCCCTTGGTGGGCTTGCCCAAACACGAAGCAATCAGCCAGTTGTTCCAACGTGGTGTGGATGGCCGTGAGTTAACCTGGCCGGTGGCAGTCGAGGTCGACTCGCTCGATGCCGTCCAGCATTTTGTCCGCTGTGGCTTTGGCGCCGGAGTGGCTTTGCGGATTCCGGATATGGTGATGCCTGAGGGGGTCAAGTCCATCGATCTGGACGGCTTTCCTCCACTGGTGATGGGGGTGGTTTACCAAGGGTCTTTGAAGCCGATTGCCACCCGTTTTCTGGAGGCTGCGGTTGATCGGGCCCAGGCCTTGGTCAAGAGCAAGTGA
- a CDS encoding Gfo/Idh/MocA family protein — protein MSESKYLTDPAVAASSGVSRRRFVQSTGALGLGAGVAGFPHIVAAQGANSGGSTKVLKVGLVGCGGRGTGAASQALLADPNVELWAMADAFEPQIKKSLANLSRKFSDRIKVAPARQFAGLDGYQKLMDSGVDVVLLTAPPGFRPKHLEAAVNAGKHIFAEKPMAVDMAGVKSVLASAKLAQSKGISIQHGYCWRFAPAVREAYKRVLDGELGRVISVYGNFLVSPPKPMKPDSSRKPEWSDVEWQVRNWMGFEWLSGGPLIEQAVHSIDKMAWAMGDVAPIAAVASGGRSQRQDSGNTYDHYNIAYEYPNGTICHIAQRQYTKTHSEVVDRVFCEKGRMVGPGRPMFYDAAGKAIWRYRGQNENMYQVSHNELFAAIRAGKIINTGEYMANSTALGLLGREAAHTGKRLTWKALMESDDDLAPDSLKWGDSHKVPGVPIPGRG, from the coding sequence ATGAGCGAATCCAAGTATTTGACCGATCCCGCTGTTGCTGCATCCTCCGGGGTGTCGCGTCGTCGTTTTGTCCAATCGACCGGAGCCCTGGGTTTGGGCGCCGGGGTAGCAGGCTTCCCTCACATCGTTGCCGCGCAGGGAGCCAACTCCGGAGGATCGACCAAGGTCTTGAAAGTCGGACTGGTCGGATGTGGCGGACGGGGGACCGGAGCGGCAAGTCAGGCGCTTCTGGCGGACCCCAATGTCGAACTGTGGGCGATGGCGGATGCCTTTGAGCCCCAGATAAAAAAATCATTGGCCAACCTGTCCCGTAAGTTTTCGGATCGGATCAAAGTCGCCCCTGCCCGTCAATTTGCAGGTCTGGACGGGTATCAAAAGCTGATGGACTCCGGGGTGGACGTGGTTCTGTTGACTGCCCCTCCCGGGTTCCGGCCCAAGCATTTGGAGGCCGCTGTGAATGCCGGAAAACACATCTTCGCCGAGAAACCGATGGCTGTCGATATGGCGGGAGTCAAGTCGGTGCTGGCCTCTGCCAAACTGGCTCAGAGCAAAGGTATATCGATCCAGCATGGTTATTGCTGGAGGTTTGCTCCAGCCGTTCGGGAAGCCTATAAACGCGTGCTCGACGGCGAACTCGGCCGGGTGATCTCGGTCTATGGTAATTTTTTAGTCAGCCCGCCGAAGCCAATGAAACCGGATAGCAGTCGCAAGCCCGAGTGGTCGGATGTCGAGTGGCAGGTTCGGAACTGGATGGGCTTCGAATGGCTGTCCGGAGGGCCGCTGATTGAACAAGCCGTGCATTCCATTGATAAGATGGCTTGGGCAATGGGTGATGTGGCTCCGATCGCAGCGGTTGCCTCTGGGGGCCGTAGCCAGCGTCAGGATAGTGGCAATACATACGACCACTACAACATTGCCTATGAATATCCCAATGGGACGATTTGTCATATTGCCCAGCGCCAATACACCAAAACCCACAGCGAGGTGGTCGACCGGGTCTTCTGTGAAAAAGGACGGATGGTGGGGCCGGGCCGTCCGATGTTTTATGATGCTGCAGGTAAAGCGATCTGGCGTTACAGGGGGCAGAATGAAAATATGTATCAGGTGAGCCATAACGAGCTTTTTGCCGCTATCCGCGCAGGTAAGATCATCAATACCGGGGAATACATGGCGAACTCGACCGCTCTCGGCTTACTTGGACGGGAGGCTGCCCATACCGGGAAGCGATTGACGTGGAAGGCCCTGATGGAGAGCGACGACGATTTGGCTCCGGATTCCTTGAAGTGGGGGGATTCCCATAAAGTTCCGGGGGTTCCCATTCCTGGACGGGGCTAA
- a CDS encoding pyridoxal-phosphate-dependent aminotransferase family protein: MSQNTLPKLFIPGPVDIAPETYEAMCQSMMGHRGADFESLYSSIQPGLKPILGTERPVYLSTSSAWGVMEGAIRNLVQTKALNLCCGAFSDKWFDVAQRCGKEAEKIQVEWGEAIDPEQVRSKLAEGGFDTVTLVHNETSTGVMNDLAGIAAVVNEFPDVLLVVDTVSSLSAVPVEMDKLGIDVVLAGVQKALALPPGLAVFAISEAALERASQTPGRGYYFDFVEFEKNAVKNNTPSTPAVSLLYALKQKVDSIMEEGLEQRYARHEKLNGMVHAWMEKHGFKNFAPEGYQSKSLTTIDNTDGRLDVPGFIKAVRQKYNLLLNGGYGKIKGSTFRISNMGNETEASMQELLDALDDVIVDFI; the protein is encoded by the coding sequence ATGTCACAAAACACATTACCCAAGCTGTTTATCCCCGGTCCGGTGGATATTGCCCCGGAAACCTATGAAGCCATGTGCCAATCGATGATGGGCCACCGTGGAGCCGATTTTGAATCCCTCTACTCCAGCATCCAGCCCGGCCTGAAACCCATCCTCGGGACCGAACGCCCGGTCTACCTCTCCACATCCTCCGCATGGGGTGTGATGGAAGGAGCGATTCGCAACCTGGTACAAACAAAGGCGCTGAACCTTTGCTGTGGAGCATTCTCCGACAAGTGGTTCGACGTAGCCCAGCGTTGCGGCAAGGAAGCGGAAAAGATCCAAGTTGAATGGGGAGAAGCCATCGACCCCGAGCAGGTGCGAAGCAAGCTTGCCGAGGGAGGGTTCGATACCGTGACCTTGGTGCACAATGAGACATCAACCGGCGTGATGAATGATCTGGCGGGCATCGCTGCCGTGGTCAATGAGTTCCCGGACGTCCTCTTGGTCGTTGACACGGTGTCTTCGCTCTCAGCCGTGCCTGTGGAGATGGACAAGCTAGGCATTGATGTCGTCTTGGCCGGCGTGCAAAAAGCTCTGGCACTGCCGCCCGGACTGGCCGTCTTTGCGATCTCGGAGGCCGCACTCGAGCGGGCATCCCAGACTCCGGGACGTGGCTATTATTTTGACTTTGTCGAATTTGAAAAAAATGCGGTAAAAAACAACACCCCATCGACACCCGCCGTCTCCCTGCTTTACGCACTGAAACAAAAAGTCGACAGCATCATGGAGGAAGGGCTGGAGCAACGCTATGCCCGCCATGAAAAGCTCAACGGTATGGTGCACGCCTGGATGGAAAAACACGGATTCAAGAACTTCGCCCCGGAAGGGTATCAGTCAAAATCCCTGACCACGATCGACAACACCGACGGCAGGCTCGACGTGCCCGGGTTTATCAAAGCCGTGCGCCAGAAATACAACCTGCTGCTCAACGGCGGTTATGGAAAAATCAAAGGGAGCACCTTCCGTATTTCCAATATGGGTAACGAAACGGAAGCCAGCATGCAGGAGCTTCTGGATGCGCTGGATGACGTCATCGTTGATTTCATCTAA
- a CDS encoding sulfatase-like hydrolase/transferase, producing the protein MKTKIHTLSLGLAAMLATPVVTPLSADEIIHDGEFQFLRQQYGEKWDKEDKEIDQQLAAIREKNGGKRPNILYILIDDVSFGQMGDPKMNYVMGIKTPSINKFSDESLNLMRMYTEPSCTPTRAAFLTGRHPVRSGIKEVKVALVGEGLPANEVTIAEVLKSAGYNTAHVGKWHQGDIEQAYPHNQGFDYAAFPLHQQVQLTVMTPESAKAGNQFGYNRSLQNGAFELDKKFRPFGLVTGVEAKAGGKAVEVDLKPGEEWTHAHYVKMNERYQRQILEQVDALAAKDEPFFLQYWPLYPLNFVFDENPESLNGGFHAEKLQLLDGWIGELLEQLEKTGEADNTIVVFMADNGLMYHYEGPSGLSQLIYRGGKTNHLEGGVRVDAFVRWPGAVKPKSYAGDIVHVSDLFTTFARVAQATEHIPTDRVIDGIDQTALLLKGEHHGRRDYVYIYENELLRSIVKQEYKMHMPAPGVPGAAAPVFNIFRDPREEHAQIGTALWSGASFQDMAKRHALTIAKYPHNKLGKGKPYEGIQNLRPESKETVETFMSWHPKKK; encoded by the coding sequence ATGAAAACGAAGATTCATACACTAAGCCTAGGGCTGGCAGCAATGCTCGCGACTCCAGTAGTTACGCCTCTGTCGGCGGATGAAATAATCCACGATGGTGAGTTCCAATTCCTCAGACAGCAGTATGGGGAGAAATGGGACAAGGAAGATAAGGAAATTGATCAACAACTGGCCGCGATTCGTGAAAAGAACGGAGGCAAGCGACCAAACATCCTCTATATACTCATCGATGATGTGAGCTTCGGCCAGATGGGGGACCCGAAGATGAATTATGTGATGGGGATTAAAACACCTAGCATTAACAAGTTTTCGGATGAGAGTCTCAACCTGATGCGGATGTACACCGAGCCATCGTGCACCCCGACTCGTGCCGCCTTTTTAACCGGACGTCACCCGGTGCGTTCAGGGATCAAGGAAGTCAAAGTCGCGCTGGTGGGAGAAGGCTTACCTGCCAATGAGGTGACCATTGCGGAGGTTCTTAAGTCTGCCGGCTATAACACCGCCCATGTCGGTAAATGGCACCAGGGAGACATCGAGCAGGCATATCCGCACAACCAAGGGTTTGACTATGCGGCTTTCCCGCTTCACCAGCAAGTGCAACTCACGGTGATGACGCCTGAATCTGCCAAGGCAGGAAACCAGTTCGGTTATAACCGCTCGCTTCAAAATGGAGCCTTCGAACTCGATAAAAAATTCCGCCCATTCGGGCTGGTCACGGGGGTGGAAGCCAAAGCCGGGGGTAAGGCTGTCGAAGTTGATCTCAAACCCGGCGAAGAGTGGACCCACGCCCACTATGTAAAAATGAACGAGCGCTACCAACGCCAGATCCTTGAACAAGTCGATGCCCTCGCCGCAAAGGATGAGCCGTTCTTTCTTCAATACTGGCCACTCTACCCGCTCAACTTTGTCTTCGACGAAAACCCGGAGTCGCTGAACGGCGGCTTTCATGCGGAAAAATTGCAACTGCTCGACGGCTGGATCGGTGAGTTACTCGAACAGCTCGAAAAAACAGGAGAAGCCGATAATACCATCGTTGTGTTCATGGCGGACAACGGGCTCATGTACCACTACGAAGGCCCATCCGGACTCAGCCAGCTTATCTACCGTGGCGGTAAAACCAACCACCTTGAAGGAGGTGTCCGTGTGGATGCCTTTGTGCGCTGGCCGGGTGCTGTCAAACCAAAGAGCTATGCCGGTGATATTGTTCACGTTTCCGACCTCTTCACCACCTTCGCCCGTGTGGCCCAGGCTACGGAGCACATCCCGACGGACCGCGTGATTGATGGTATCGATCAGACGGCGCTACTGCTCAAGGGGGAGCATCACGGTCGCCGCGATTACGTCTACATCTACGAGAATGAGCTTCTTCGTTCCATTGTGAAACAGGAATACAAAATGCACATGCCCGCTCCTGGCGTTCCTGGTGCTGCGGCTCCGGTGTTCAACATATTCCGCGACCCCCGCGAAGAACACGCTCAGATCGGGACCGCCCTCTGGTCCGGCGCCAGCTTTCAGGATATGGCCAAACGCCACGCACTAACCATTGCCAAATACCCTCATAACAAACTCGGCAAGGGTAAACCCTACGAAGGTATTCAAAACCTCCGACCCGAATCCAAGGAAACGGTCGAAACCTTCATGTCTTGGCACCCGAAAAAGAAATAA
- the alr gene encoding alanine racemase: MQSSDTTGHPANIATPPVSPPRAWAEVKLEHLRHNYRVARDYSKGEMMAILKAGAYGHGMETIAEALEALPESERPNYFGVASVIEARRLKHAGIATRIYLLGPTSPAEREEIVSQRWTASISTLDEAGHFNDLAKESGQAPLPVHLTVDTGMGRGGFLPDALPEVMSLWHQYPHLMIEGIGSHLPSADEDEAFTLAQFKQFDSLVESLGVDAFTYRHLANSAGLLVYQSDTTNLYRPGLMLYGIAPLPSFQSELKPVMSLKSRVSLVRTLPAGQGISYGRDTVLDHDTQVATIGIGYGDGYPQQLSNQGAEVMIRGQRCPVLGRVTMDQIMVDVSALAACESGDEVELFGEHILVSELAPKARTIPWAILTGITPRVTRVYQG; this comes from the coding sequence GTGCAATCATCCGACACTACCGGCCATCCGGCAAACATCGCTACACCTCCGGTTTCTCCTCCCCGTGCATGGGCGGAAGTCAAGCTCGAGCACCTGAGGCATAATTACCGAGTCGCCCGAGACTACAGCAAGGGTGAAATGATGGCCATCCTGAAAGCGGGAGCCTATGGGCACGGGATGGAGACCATCGCCGAAGCGCTGGAGGCGTTACCTGAATCCGAGCGCCCGAACTACTTTGGTGTTGCCAGTGTGATCGAGGCACGACGGCTCAAGCATGCCGGGATTGCCACCCGGATTTACCTGCTCGGGCCAACCAGCCCGGCCGAACGTGAAGAAATCGTTAGCCAGCGCTGGACCGCTAGTATTTCCACCCTGGATGAGGCCGGACATTTCAACGATCTCGCCAAAGAAAGCGGCCAGGCGCCACTGCCAGTGCACCTGACCGTGGATACCGGTATGGGCCGGGGTGGATTTCTCCCGGATGCCCTGCCGGAGGTGATGTCGCTCTGGCATCAGTATCCACATCTGATGATCGAAGGGATCGGTTCCCATCTCCCATCGGCTGACGAAGATGAGGCATTCACTTTGGCACAATTCAAGCAATTCGACAGCTTGGTTGAATCGCTGGGGGTGGATGCTTTTACTTACCGCCATCTGGCCAACAGCGCTGGATTGTTAGTCTACCAGAGCGATACGACCAACCTTTACCGTCCCGGGCTGATGCTGTATGGCATCGCTCCCCTGCCATCATTCCAGAGCGAGCTCAAGCCGGTGATGAGTTTAAAATCGAGAGTGTCACTGGTGCGCACCTTACCGGCCGGGCAAGGGATTTCGTATGGCCGGGACACGGTGTTAGACCACGACACCCAGGTGGCCACGATCGGGATCGGCTATGGTGACGGCTATCCACAGCAGCTTTCCAACCAGGGTGCTGAGGTTATGATTCGTGGGCAACGATGCCCGGTGTTGGGGCGCGTGACCATGGACCAGATCATGGTGGACGTTTCAGCGCTTGCTGCATGTGAAAGCGGTGATGAGGTGGAGCTTTTTGGAGAACACATTCTGGTCAGTGAATTGGCACCAAAAGCCAGAACCATTCCTTGGGCGATTCTCACAGGGATCACGCCCCGAGTGACCCGAGTTTATCAGGGATAA